CGCCGTCGCCATCGGGCCGAAGAAGTTGGAGCGCAACAGCGGAATCAGCGCGAGCACGGCGGCCGCCGCCGTCAATGTGATGGGCCGGAAACGCCGCACCGTCGCGCCGACGATCGCATCGAAGCGCTTGTGCCCCTGCGCGATATCCTGTTCGATCTGATCGACGAGAATCACCGAGTTGCGCATGATGATGCCGAACATCGCAATCACGCCGAGCATCGCGACGAAGCCGAACGGCTTGCCGAACAGCAGCAAGGTCGCGACCACGCCGATCAGGCCGAGCGGCGCAGTCAACACGACCATCAGCACGCGCGCGAAGCTCTGCAACTGGATCATCAGCAACACCAGCACGGCGATGATCATGATCGGCATCTGCGCATTGATCGACGTCTGTCCCTTCGCGCTTTCCTCGACCGAGCCGCCGATCTCGATCCGGTAGCCCACAGGCAGCGTCGAACGAATCTGCGCGAGCTGTTTGTCGACGGCATGCGTGACGTCGATACCTTGCGCGTTGCCGCGCACGTCGGACTGCACGGTGATCGTCGGTTGGCGGTCGCGTTCCCAGATCACGCCGTATTCGAGGTCGTCGCGCATGCGCCCGAGCGCGCCGAGCGGCACTGAGCCGTTGGGTGTGGGCATCGCGAGCGTCAGCAGTTGCGACGGGTCGACGCGCTCGTTCTTCGGCGCGCGCAGATCGACGCTGATCAGTTTGTCGCGCTCGCGGTACTGCGTGACCGTGTAGCCCGACAGCGTCATCGCCAGAAAGCTCGATACGTCCGCTGACGTCACGCCCAGTTCTCGCGCCTTCTTCTGGTCGACCTCAAAGCGCACCGAGCGCTCGGCGGGCTCGTCCCAGTCGAACTGCACGTTCGCCGTGCCCGGATTCCCGCGCATCGTCGCGGCCACTTTTTCGGCAATCGAGCGCACCGTGGCGATGTCGTCGCCGCTCACGCGGAACTGCACGGGATAACCGACAGGCGGCCCGTTTTCGAGGCGCGACAGACGCGTGCGGATCGCAGGGAAGTCGCTGCGCAGTTTCGGTTCGAGCCAACGCGCGAGCTTCTCGCGATCTTCGACGGACTTCGCGGTGATCACGAACTGCGCGAAGTTCGGCTGCTGCAATTGCTGGTCGAGGGGGAGATAGAAACGCGGTGCGCCCGAGCCGACGAAGTTCACCGAATGATCGATTTCGGGCCGGCCTTCAAGGGCTTTTTCGATGCGCTGCGCCTGGCGCAAGGTCGCCTGGAACGAGGCGCCTTCGAGCAGTCGCACATCGACGAGCAGTTCGGGCCGGTCGGAACTCGGGAAGAACTGCTGTGGCACGAGCGCAAATCCCGCTAGCGACACGACGAACAGAATCACGGTAATCGCGAGCACGACGAAACGCCGCTCGATGCACCACGTGATCCAGCCCGTCAAACGCCGATAGAAACGCGTTTCATAGATGTCGTGCTCGTGATCCTCGGGTTCGTGCGCCTGCCGTTTGCGCTCGGGCAACAGGTGATAGCCGAGCATCGGAATCAGCACGACGGCCGCGAGCCACGACGCGATCAGCGCAATCGCCGACACTTCGAAAATCGAGCGCGTGTATTCGCCCGTGCTCGACTTGGCGAGCGCGATGGGCAGAAAGCCGGACACGGTGACGAGCGTGCCCGTCAGCATCGGGAACGCCGTGCTCGTATAGGCGTAAGCGGCGGCGCGTGTGCGGTTCCAGCCCTGTTCGAGTTTCACGGCCATCATTTCGACGGCGATGATCGCGTCGTCGACGAGCAGACCGAGCGCGAGCACCAGCGTACCCAGCGACACCTTGTGCAGCCCGATATCGAACAGGTACATGCACAGCGCCGTGACGGCGAGCACGACGGGAATCGAGATCACGACCACCATCCCCGTGCGCACGCCGAGCGACACGAGACTCACCACCAGCACGATCGCCACCGCTTCCGCGACAGCTTCGAGGAAGTCGTCGACGGAACGCGCGACCGCGTGCGGCATGCTCGATACTTCGACCAGCTTCAGCCCCGCGGGCAGATGCGCCTGCAACTCCTTCATCCTCTCGTCGAGCGACTTGCCGAGCTGGATCACGTCACCGCCCGTCTGCATCGTCACACCGATGCCAAGCACGGGCTTGCCCTGGAAACGCATCTGCGTGACGGGCGGATCGTCGTAGCCGCGTTTGATGGTCGCGATATCGCCGAGCCGGAACGAGCGGCCGTTGATGCGGATCAGCGTGTCGGCGAGCGCGTTCAGGTCTTTGAATTGTCCTGTGGGACGCACGAACACGCGGTCGTCATAGGTCGTCAGCGTGCCGGACGGCGAGACACTGTTCTGCGAGTTGATCGCCTGTGCGAGTTGATTCGGCGAAATGCCCAGGCGCGTCAGCTGCGTATTCGTAATCTCGACATAGATGTGCTGGTCGGGATCGCCGAAATAGTCGACCTTGCCGACGCCCGGTACGCGCAACAGCACCGTGCGCAATTCGTCTGCGTAGTCGTGCAATTGCGCTGAAGAAAAGCCGTCGCCTTCGAGTGTGTAGATGTTCGTGTAGACGTCGCCGAACTCGTCGTTGAAGAACGGCCCCCGAATGCCTTGCGGTAGCGTCTGCGCGATATCACCGACCTTCTTGCGCACCTGATACCAGGTTTCCGGCACGTCCTTGACGGGTGCCGAGTCCTTCATCGTGAAGAAGATCAGCGATTCGCCGGGGCGCGAGTAGCTGCGCAGAAAATCGATGGCGGGCGTTTCCTGCAACTTGCGGCCGATACGGTCGGTGACTTCTTCCTGCACCTGGCGCGCGGTCGCGCCGGGCCAGAAGGTGCGGATCACCATTACGCGGAACGTGAACGGCGGGTCTTCGGATTGCGCGAGCTTCGTATAGGCGAGGATGCCGAACGCCGTCGCCAGCGTGATCAGAAACACCACCAGCGCCTGATGACGCAGCGCCCAGGCGGACAGGTTGAAGCGTCCTTCTTCGTCGTGTACTGCGCTCATGACGCGAAATCCTCGGGATGCAACGGCGGCACGACGCGGACTTTCTCGCCCGCGGTGACCGTATGCACGCCTTGCCATATGACACGCTCGCCTTCGTTCAGCCCTTGCGAGATCGCGACGGTCCGTTCGGCGTAATGCGCGACCTGCACGCGACGCAGTTCGAGTTGATCGCTGCCGCCTTTCACGATCCAGACAGCGGGTTGCGTGCCGTCGTGAAAGAGCGCCGTGGCGGGCAATGTGTACAGGCTTGCATGCGCAGCGGCGTTGTCGTGCGTGAAGTCGATGTCGGCTGTCATGCCGAGGCGTACGTCGGGGCCCGGTTGGTCGAGCGTGAGCTTCGCGCGATAGGTGCGGCTTTGCGGATCGGCGGCGGGCGACAGTTCGCGCACGCGCGCATTGAACGTGCGGCCGGGCAGCGCGCCGAGCTTGACGCTTGCCATCTGGCCGACGCGCAGCGATGCGAGCGCGCCTTCGGGCACGTCGCAGACCACGTCCACATCGCCCGACCACGCGAGGTTGTAGACGGCCTGTCCCGCCGACACGTTCTGCCCCGTATCCGCCTGTTCGGCCGTGATGACGCCCGCGTGATCGGCGGTGAGGGTTGTGTACTGAAGCTGGTCTTTGGCCAGCGCGGCCTGTTGCTGCGCCTGATCGCGTTGCGCGGCGGCCGACGCATACGCGTCTTCCGTCTGCTCCAGCTGCGTCTGCGCGATCAGGTTCTCGTGCGCCTGCGCGCGGTCCCGGTCGAGCTGCTGCTTCGCATAGACGAGCCGGTGCTGCGCGGCTTCGAGTTGCGCGGCGGCGCTGGCGGCGTTCTTCTGCGCGTCGGCGGGATCGAGCCGCGCGACGACCTGGCCGTTCTGCACGACGTCACCCAGCCGCACGCGCCGCTCGATGATCTTGCCGGCGATACGGAACGACAGCGGCGTCGAATAGCGCGCCTGCACTTCGCCCGGCAGCGACGCGGCGAGCGGCAGGCCGTCGGCATGCACGGCGACGGCGACGACGGGCCGTGGCGCGGGTGCAGCGGCTTCCTTGTTGTGACACGCAGCGAGTGTCAGCGCGCCCACGAGGACGAGCACGCCGAGCGAGGTATGGCGAAACAACGGAGCAGAGGCGGACAGGCGGGACTGCTTGCGCGCGATGGATGGCGCGCCACGACGGGAACGATTCACGATGCCCC
The DNA window shown above is from Paraburkholderia sp. PGU19 and carries:
- a CDS encoding efflux RND transporter permease subunit, which encodes MSAVHDEEGRFNLSAWALRHQALVVFLITLATAFGILAYTKLAQSEDPPFTFRVMVIRTFWPGATARQVQEEVTDRIGRKLQETPAIDFLRSYSRPGESLIFFTMKDSAPVKDVPETWYQVRKKVGDIAQTLPQGIRGPFFNDEFGDVYTNIYTLEGDGFSSAQLHDYADELRTVLLRVPGVGKVDYFGDPDQHIYVEITNTQLTRLGISPNQLAQAINSQNSVSPSGTLTTYDDRVFVRPTGQFKDLNALADTLIRINGRSFRLGDIATIKRGYDDPPVTQMRFQGKPVLGIGVTMQTGGDVIQLGKSLDERMKELQAHLPAGLKLVEVSSMPHAVARSVDDFLEAVAEAVAIVLVVSLVSLGVRTGMVVVISIPVVLAVTALCMYLFDIGLHKVSLGTLVLALGLLVDDAIIAVEMMAVKLEQGWNRTRAAAYAYTSTAFPMLTGTLVTVSGFLPIALAKSSTGEYTRSIFEVSAIALIASWLAAVVLIPMLGYHLLPERKRQAHEPEDHEHDIYETRFYRRLTGWITWCIERRFVVLAITVILFVVSLAGFALVPQQFFPSSDRPELLVDVRLLEGASFQATLRQAQRIEKALEGRPEIDHSVNFVGSGAPRFYLPLDQQLQQPNFAQFVITAKSVEDREKLARWLEPKLRSDFPAIRTRLSRLENGPPVGYPVQFRVSGDDIATVRSIAEKVAATMRGNPGTANVQFDWDEPAERSVRFEVDQKKARELGVTSADVSSFLAMTLSGYTVTQYRERDKLISVDLRAPKNERVDPSQLLTLAMPTPNGSVPLGALGRMRDDLEYGVIWERDRQPTITVQSDVRGNAQGIDVTHAVDKQLAQIRSTLPVGYRIEIGGSVEESAKGQTSINAQMPIMIIAVLVLLMIQLQSFARVLMVVLTAPLGLIGVVATLLLFGKPFGFVAMLGVIAMFGIIMRNSVILVDQIEQDIAQGHKRFDAIVGATVRRFRPITLTAAAAVLALIPLLRSNFFGPMATALMGGITSATVLTLFYLPALYAAWFRVRGDERDPRPAPSDHSGN
- a CDS encoding efflux RND transporter periplasmic adaptor subunit; translation: MFRHTSLGVLVLVGALTLAACHNKEAAAPAPRPVVAVAVHADGLPLAASLPGEVQARYSTPLSFRIAGKIIERRVRLGDVVQNGQVVARLDPADAQKNAASAAAQLEAAQHRLVYAKQQLDRDRAQAHENLIAQTQLEQTEDAYASAAAQRDQAQQQAALAKDQLQYTTLTADHAGVITAEQADTGQNVSAGQAVYNLAWSGDVDVVCDVPEGALASLRVGQMASVKLGALPGRTFNARVRELSPAADPQSRTYRAKLTLDQPGPDVRLGMTADIDFTHDNAAAHASLYTLPATALFHDGTQPAVWIVKGGSDQLELRRVQVAHYAERTVAISQGLNEGERVIWQGVHTVTAGEKVRVVPPLHPEDFAS